The DNA region CCTCTaaattaattatccaaatttcTATACAATTTGTCAACAATAAAGATATGGTTATGAATATATCGTGATCATCAAtaaaaaattgttgaaaatgTAAAATTATAACAATTTCATATCTTTATTGGAAACATTATTATTTAGAATTGATTTGTGGGAGTCTGTAGTATCATTTTCTCAGGTAGTGTAGTAATTAATACAaataatttttgtaattaataataagtgaatttattatattctattttatagTTTTGCGTATCAAATTAGCCTTGAGGTAGAGAGTGTGATTACTAATTTAATAACACAAGAATAACATTATTTAAGAATTAGGGGGAAATTAATTTTGGTCGTTTTACCTAAAATCATTTCGAGACTTTGACCCTTACCGGACTTGTTTTTTCACTCCTTTTCCCGATTATATTTAAACAAATGCGGTCAAATAATCTAATTACATTTTTGGATAGCTACGAATTACCTAAAATATGTTTGATGAAGTGTGagcaaaattacaaaaaatggaACTATTGAGAAAGGTAGTATAAGAATAAAAAATCACCGACATTAATAGGCTTATGATAGTGGACCAAATTTGCATTATATTCATGTGCCATGTGACGtgttcaaaaatataaaaatgttgtGACATATTTAGGTTGTAGCTAAGAATGTGACATAAATATACTTACGCAACAATTAATTCCACCAGCCGATCATAACATAACTACTGATATAGCAATAACAACCACTGAAATCCGACCATTCAAAGAAAAGTTATCTTTTGGTATTTCGCTCAAGAATCAAGTTATATCTATAAGTGTTTGAAAAGGAAAAACTATCAAACTAGTGCATGCACTTATCATATACTATATTGAACTATACATATGGAAAATGTTCCCAAATCGTCATCTATTCACCATATCAatcattcaaaacgcatatatttacaataagatataaaaataaaatacaataaatataTCTAAATAATACAATCATAATTTTCTTACACCAACCAATTTTCAAAGTGGAAAAGTATGTACTTGGTGGATTTCAATTTCATTATCCAGTCATTTCATCTACAAGGATAAACATCAACAAGATCCAATTTTCCAAATTCGtgaaatattcaaaataaaatatcaatgttgaaataaatatatttgttttttcaTAGGGTGGTAGCCAATGGCAACGGCCCTCCTTGAGTCTTGGATATGTACAACTCTCCTTGCTGACTCAGCACCTACATTTTGGAATGGATAAAATCCCCTATTTGTGGTCCCCTCTCAATTATTTACTTTTACTTGTTAGTATTTTTTAGGTTTCTATTTATATTAACTCCTTTATTTAGGATGttacatttttatatatagtgggtaaatttcatgatttataatttcaatttttaaaaatatgggACAAGTCATAATTTGACAATCTTCATGATTTATTTGGTAATTTACCATAATTATTATAACTGGTTAGAAAAAATTTATACAAggtgtttttttatatacatAGAATATCAATTATCAATATTTTATGCTATAAACGTCATGCATCAATATTCACATCGAGAAAATTTTCATTTAGGTggaaaaaatttaaattgtactattttttttgtgtgaattttCTACGGGAATATACTTATTGGATTCGAATCGAACTAGTTGATTATTTTCTATGAGAAAATTACAGCAATTTGTACATTGTACTAAGAAACACAAGTATGCTAGTACAAAACaaactcaattcaattatttGTACCTTACCTAAAATAATGCAAGAAAACTAAGTACTAACATactaaagtaagaaagaggagaaagagaaagtaattaaagtattgttagtgaagaataaatctcacctcattagagagaaaacattttctaaaattgaaaagtgcatattcttgtagaacgaattaaaaagaaaagagtgcatatCCTTGTTGAAGGGAGAATATAATAAATGGTCCCATTGtgatagttaattaattaacacgACTTTTGGAATAATTTGACACGATTCGGAAAAACGTCGCCGATGAAAGTAATTAACAATGACCTCTTTTGTCTCCTATCTTATCAATGACTTTTCCACTATTTGCATATATATGTATGCATACATGTGGATAGATGTACCTAAATCaaacaataaaataatcaacttttaaaaaataagaaattaagtatcatatattcatattaatATAGAAATCTATTATGGATATACATCGTACATGACAATACACGATTGATCCATGCGATGTAGACTTCAATCGATAAGTAGTTAGGTGTACAATTTTACGCTATACTAGTGCaattttagtttcaatttcaATTACAATTTAgctagtactctctccgtccgccattaggagtcttatTTGTGggcgacacgagttttaagaaatattaagaaaagtggatggaaaaaagttagtggaatatgggtccaacttgtatatattagttttaaataaaatgtgagtggaatgaggtAGTGGAAGATGAGAcactattaccatttatggtaaaagtgaaccgaaactcctattcgtggacggactaaaatggaaaaacgggactcctatttgtggacagagggagtattgcACAATATTAAGAATCTAAGAAATTAAACTAATACTTTTGATCCACAATCAAACATTTTTCTCTATATGTTGAAATCATgcaaaaaaaacatgaaaacaTATAATTTTCGGGGTGGAATCATTGAGTGTAGATGGTTTGCAGGCTGAAGTGAACGAATGGTAGAAAGAGAATTATTTCGACTTcttattcttcaatttttttagttGTAAATCAGGGGTAATCATGATGTTTTCAGTCTATCCTAAGGGTGtctgtccactataaggcggacacgcccaatagccccgccccagtttttgtccatagacctaattttgttgtccatagccccaaaattctatttccacCACTATAGTagacaactccaatagcccccaaattttataatcaattttcatttttaaataatcGCAGTATAAATAACTAGAATAATCGCAATATAAATAATCGCAGTATAAATAATCGCAGTATAAAtaactgagatggaggaaggggtggactcgatgcccaaggtggtggagattgattccaacaCCAAGGCTTTGACGGAGCCGCATATCCGCCaaatcccgacggctgagaagcatatccgCCAATACCCGATGGCGGCGAATGATGGGCCGACGGCTGAGATGGTTTGctgtcatatcccgattcctcagtgtcgggtgattcgtcgtctcctcggtgcattttgtagagagtgtttttgtagaaagtgggtgtatggattttgtgaaaatgagagtgggggaagagggggagtggtatttatagatgaaaaaacaaaaaaaaattcaaaaaatgcggctatagccgcggcggatatccgccactataatagccgcggctatagccgcgcctatacacccaccgccgcgtcctcgccccactcgcggcgaagcctcgtccgccgccctcctcccccaccagccgcgtccaccctcgcggcggacaccccctccactataatagccgcgcctaccgccccgcttccgccccgctcgcggctatagccgcgtccaccttatagtggacactctaagacAAAATTAGACTCTCACGACGGTGTGGAGTCCGGGTCCGGCCACCCCTCTCGAAATTTGCCTatgaagaaaaatattcactttgAATTCTTgagtttataaataaatattgcattAAATGAGCATACTATTTTACACACAATTATCTCtaaatttattttctctacAAAATTCATATAAGATCGTTCTAGACTAGTTGGTTGAGAAATACCACCACGAATCCCATAACTGAAAAATCACGAGTCTAAATTCCATCAACCGAAAATATACATCATTAtcttttgaaaaaagaaaagaaaaaaaaaatacattttccaCCACCACCCCAAATCCCAAAACCTCCTATAAATAGAAGGTGATTCATGGCATAGATTCATTACGTAGAAAAGCTTAACTATATCTGTTTTAGACGTGTATGTCTCTCCACCTTCCTCACTCCTCCTAATCTCACTGCTTTCCCTCTCTCCTCTTcgcattttaatttgttgtttatcGATTCCTCTTTTGTTACTGATGCACCAACGCAACAGAAAATCAGCTCAACACGTGAATTTCCTCTCGTTGTTTTGTAGGTTTTTGCATTAAAAATGTGTGGAATTCTAGCGGTTTTGGGGTGCGCCGATGACTCTCAATCCAAGAGAGTTCGCGTTCTCGAGCTTTCTCGCAGGTAATTTTCTTCAATTTcagcttttatttttttatgagcAGAGTTGTTTGTGCTGTTTGTTATTGACTTATTGCTATTAGCTTGAGCTTCGTTGCCAATTATAGAAGCAGATTAGATGATTAATGCTGTTGATTAATTACATTTCCTCGTGTTTTATactatttcattaattttggaTCATAGATTGGTTTTAGGTGGCGAAGTATGAGAATTTAAAAAATCGGCGATCGTGCGCAGTTTTTCTCATAATTTACCCTCATTTAATGATGGTGTGATATAGAAGCAATGTTGAGATCCGCTGTGCGTGGAATTTTCTGCGTTGATTTAGCCAGTGCAGTAGTAATTGATGAAATGAAGGGAaaaataattccaaaaatgtgTGGAAATAGTGAAATCCTCTTTTTGGTTGAATCAAAAATTGATTTGAGCTGTGATTTAACAGGTTGAAGCACCGGGGCCCTGATTGGAGTGGTTTGTACCAGCATGGAGATTTTTACCTGGCCCATCAGAGGCTAGCTATTGTCGATCCCGCCTCTGGGGATCAACCTCTTTACAATGAAGACAAAAAGATTGTGGTCACGGTAGGTCCATTTTGCTCTTTACACGACGTCGTTTTGCCTGCGTTTATTGTCGTGGTCCAACAAGTAcaattgtgtgtgtgtttaacTTTAATCTTAGCTGGAGATTTATTCATGAATTCATGCCGAGTTTTAAGATGGACAGATCTTGATTCCTCATACGATAACTTGGATGGATTTAGGTCAATGGAGAAATCTACAATCATGAGGAACTGCGGAAGCTTTTGCCTAACCACAAATTCCATACTGGGAGTGACTGTGATGTCATAGCTCATCTTGTGAGTATTAACTGCCAAGATTTTGATTAACAAAACATGATCCCCCATTCCACCTAGTTGGTTCTTGTTCTAACagttgtgtgtgttttttcttGATGTTGTCTTCCAGTATGAAGAGTATGGAGATAAGTTTTTGGATATGTTAGATGGGATGTTCTCATTTGTGCTGCTGGATAGTCGCGATAATAGCTTCCTTGTGGCTCGTGATGCGATTGGGATCACTTCCCTGTATATTGGTTGGGGGCTTGATGGTATTGCTTCTTTGTCCTCTATGTTGTTTGTAGCAATTGGACTAAAGCATGATTGGTTATTTGATAATTTCATGTTAATCTTGTTTCCCCTGTTTCATCTTTAGGCTCTATCTGGATATCATCTGAGCTCAAAGGGCTGCACGATGAATGCGAGCACTTTGAAGCCTTCCCACCCGGTCACCTGTACTCGAGCAAGAGTGGAGGGCTTAAAAGATGGTACAACCCTCCCTGGTTCTCAGAGTCCATCCCTTCAACTCCTTACGAACCTTTAGTTTTGAGGCGTGCTTTTGAAAACGTAAGATTCAATTgaatatatgtgtatatatatgagTTAGTTTTTATTTCTGGGTGATAAATGTCCTCTGTTTAACTGTTGTTTGGCTATTACATATGCAGGCTGTTATAAAAAGGCTAATGACTGATGTGCCTTTTGGAGTTCTTCTTTCGGGAGGACTTGATTCGTCACTAGTTGCATCTGTTACGTCTCGTTACATGGCTGGCACGAAAGCAGCGAAACAGTGGGGATCACAGCTTCATTCTTTCTGTGTTGGCCTTGAGGTCAGTGGTTATTGTTCTTGTAGTTTGAGTTCAAGCAGCTGTGTTTCTAGTAGTCGACTCTAACATATTCCACCCTCTTTTTCGAGCAGGGCTCACCTGATCTGAAGGCTGCTAAAGAAGTTGCTGATTATCTTGGTACTGTTCACCATGAGTTTCATTTCACTGTTCAGGTAAGCTTCACCCCATCTGTGTCAGGTCAATTAAGGATGTTCGCTGT from Salvia splendens isolate huo1 chromosome 9, SspV2, whole genome shotgun sequence includes:
- the LOC121748468 gene encoding asparagine synthetase [glutamine-hydrolyzing], producing MCGILAVLGCADDSQSKRVRVLELSRRLKHRGPDWSGLYQHGDFYLAHQRLAIVDPASGDQPLYNEDKKIVVTVNGEIYNHEELRKLLPNHKFHTGSDCDVIAHLYEEYGDKFLDMLDGMFSFVLLDSRDNSFLVARDAIGITSLYIGWGLDGSIWISSELKGLHDECEHFEAFPPGHLYSSKSGGLKRWYNPPWFSESIPSTPYEPLVLRRAFENAVIKRLMTDVPFGVLLSGGLDSSLVASVTSRYMAGTKAAKQWGSQLHSFCVGLEGSPDLKAAKEVADYLGTVHHEFHFTVQDGIDAIEDVIYHIETYDVTTIRASTPMFLMSRKIKSLGVKMVLSGEGADEIFGGYLYFHKAPNKEEFHRENCRKLKALHQYDCLRANKATSAWGLEARVPFLDKEFLNVAMSIDPEWKLIKPDQGRIEKWIIRRAFDDEERPYLPKHILYRQKEQFSDGVGYSWIDGLKAHAEEHVTDRMMLNADHIFPHNTPTSKEAYYYRMIFERFFPQNSARLTVPGGASVACSTPTAVLWDASWSKNLDPSGRAAIGVHNSAYEKHLANGNLTTSKITDSAPMRDGVGAPGLTIRG